From the genome of Phycodurus eques isolate BA_2022a chromosome 22, UOR_Pequ_1.1, whole genome shotgun sequence, one region includes:
- the zdhhc17 gene encoding palmitoyltransferase ZDHHC17, which produces MADVMEEYEKEAGCVPILHPEEIKPQSHFNHGYSENVSRKNHVDDYSTWDIVKATQYGIFERCRELVEAGFDVRQPDKENVTLLHWAAINNRVDLVKYYISKGAIVDQLGGDLNSTPLHWATRQGHLSMVVQLMKYGADPSLIDGEGCSCVHLAAQFGHTSIVAYLIAKGQDVDMMDQNGMTPLMWAAYRTHSVDPTRLLLTFNVSVNLGDKYHKNTALHWAVLAGNTTVISLLLDANANVDAQNIKGETPLDLAKQRKNVWMINHLQEARQAKGYDSPSYLKRLKVDKEVRQKVMLGTPFLVIWLVGFIADLDIDSWLIKCLMYVGVWVAVQFLSKAFFDHSMHSALPLGIYLATKFWMYTTWFYWFWNDLPFATVHLPFLINTLALFYNFGKSWKSDPGIIKASEEQKKKTIVELAETGSLDLSIFCSTCLIRKPIRSKHCAVCNRCIAKFDHHCPWVGNCVGSGNHRYFMGYLFFLLCMICWMIYGCISYWRIHCATTYAKDGFWLYLTQIAACSPWMFWMFLNSIFHFMWVAVLIMCQLYQIAALGITTNERMNARRYKHFKVTATSIESPFNHGCIRNLIDFFEVRCCGLIRPVVVDWTTQYTIDYDQTSGSGYQLV; this is translated from the exons ATGGCCGACGTCATGGAGGAGTATGAGAAAGAAGCTGGTTGCGTCCCTATTCTGCATCCAGAG GAAATCAAGCCTCAGAGCCACTTCAACCACGGCTACAGCGAGAACGTCAGTCGCAAGAACCACGTGGACGACTACAGCACATGGGACATCGTGAAAGCTACACa GTACGGAATCTTCGAGCGATGCAGGGAGCTGGTGGAGGCCGGGTTCGACGTCCGGCAGCCGGACAAAGAAAACGTGACGCTCCTCCACTGGGCTGCCATCAACAACAGGGTAGACTTGGTCAA GTACTATATATCAAAGGGGGCCATAGTGGACCAGCTTGGCGGAGACCTCAACTCCACACCGCTGCACTGGGCCACCAG aCAAGGTCACCTATCCATGGTGGTGCAGCTCATGAAATACGGCGCTGACCCATCCTTGATCGACGGCGAGGGATGCAGCTGCGTCCACCTGGCCGCCCAGTTCGGCCACACCTCGATCGTCGCCTATCTAATCGCCAAGGGACAG GATGTGGACATGATGGACCAGAACGGAATGACTCCCCTCATGTGGGCGGCGTACAGGACGCACAG tgtggaCCCCACCCGGCTGCTGCTCACTTTCAACGTGTCCGTGAACCTGGGCGACAAGTACCACAAGAACACGGCGCTGCACTGGGCCGTGCTGGCCGGCAACACCACCGTCATCAGCCTGCTGCTGGACGCCAACGCCAACGTCGACGCGCAAAACATCAAG GGTGAAACGCCGCTTGATCTCGCCAAGCAGAGGAAGAACGTGTGGATGATCAATCATTTACAGGAAGCGCGGCAAGCGAAAGGTTATGACAGCCCGTCCTACTTGAAGAGACTCAAGGTGGACAAG GAGGTAAGGCAGAAGGTGATGTTGGGAACGCCCTTCCTGGTCATCTGGCTGGTGGGCTTCATCGCCGACCTCGACATCGACTCCTGGCTTATCAAGTGCCTCATGTACGTGGGCGTCTGGGTGGCCGTGCAGTTCCTCTCCAA GGCTTTCTTCGACCACTCCATGCACAGCGCTCTCCCTCTGGGAATCTACCTGGCCACCAAGTTTTGGATGTATACAACTTGGTTCTACTGGTTCTGGAATGAT CTCCCATTCGCCACGGTCCACTTGCCATTCCTCATTAACACGCTGGCTCTGTTCTACAACTTTGGCAAATCGTGGAAATCGGACCCGGGGATCATCAAGGCCTCGGAGGAACAGAAGAAAAAG ACTATTGTGGAGCTGGCAGAGACCGGCAGCCTGGATCTCAGCATCTTCTGCAGCACATGCTTG ATACGGAAGCCTATCAGGTCCAAACACTGCGCTGTGTGCAACCGCTGCATCGCCAAGTTCGACCACCACTGCCCCTGGGTGGGCAACTGCGTGG GAAGCGGGAACCACCGCTACTTCATGGGTTACCTGTTCTTCCTGCTGTGCATGATCTGCTGGATGATATACGGCTGCATCTCCT ACTGGAGGATCCACTGCGCCACCACTTACGCCAAGGACGGCTTCTGGCTCTACCTGACCCAGATCGCTGCGTGCTCGCCGTGGATGTTCTGGATGTTCCTCAACAGCATCTTCCACTTCATGTGGGTGGCCGTGCTCATCATGTGTCAGCTCTACCAG ATCGCCGCTCTAGGAATCACCACCAATGAGAGGATGAACGCACGGAGGTACAAGCACTTTAAAGTCACGGCCACGTCTATCGAAAGCCCCTTCAA CCACGGTTGCATCCGCAACCTCATCGACTTCTTCGAGGTCCGCTGCTGCGGCCTGATCCGGCCCGTGGTGGTGGACTGGACCACGCAGTACACAATAGACTACGACCAGACGTCAGGCTCTGGCTACCAGCTTGTGTAA